In the genome of Dunckerocampus dactyliophorus isolate RoL2022-P2 chromosome 6, RoL_Ddac_1.1, whole genome shotgun sequence, one region contains:
- the LOC129183088 gene encoding uncharacterized protein LOC129183088: MDPEKTLTFCLGLKAEEMTISLKGLDGTEASTVPVPQKEADLPTVHKVVKHNGSSGSQPVVSPKYCPGVNNNPGYLCETGHCCGETGCCTYYYELWWFWLLWTMLILFSCFCAYRHRRAKLRIQQQQRQREINLIAYNGACNYPSSMLDLSFLASFKLPSYEEVAAQPTTPPPPYSSVFALQGGAMLGPSSSHPHYHPYHNPHPLQSHPCPPYLGPGPSSFTSSQSSDNYTSCSCESCSLTSPCSTSFSVQVTDETYDSSRMSTPSEVGGDCPLLPRVGAARMSTPSSLTPSQVPPDVIPSVTLDVITSHASNSNAGVSRPAAPLSLPLPHLNSYQSSHHPCPPLSPLILLSSLPTGQVQSLVFSDPLGATLMVKEKEEEAPLRSPAPCSTPSPFQQAIANMSATVHPTEESHAREEEDEDEEDDEEDHFSHRRLTGDSGIEVCRCHVKRGEQEEEAIKERRESMDSSLQAKEAVLSPLHDNCAQQHDLAPSAHKTGDTMVAMESS, translated from the exons ATGGATCCAGAGAAGACGTTGACGTTTTGTCTTGGGCTCAAGGCTGAGGAG ATGACAATATCCTTGAAAGGCTTGGATGGCACTGAGGCTTCCACG GTGCCTGTTCCCCAAAAGGAAGCTGATCTACCTACGGTTCACAAG GTGGTGAAGCACAATGGGAGCTCTGGTAGCCAGCCTGTTGTCAGTCCCAAGTACTGTCCTGGTGTAAACAACAATCCAGGTTATCTTTGTGAAACTGGACACTGCTGTGGAGAGACGGGCTGCTGTACCTACTATTATGAACTCTGGT GGTTCTGGCTGCTGTGGACCATGCTGATCCTTTTCAGTTGTTTCTGTGCTTACCGCCATCGCCGGGCCAAGCTGCGgatccagcagcagcagagacaGAGGGAAATCAATCTTATTGCCTATAACGGAGCCTGCAACTACCCGTCCTCCATGCTGGATCTCA GCTTTCTTGCCTCCTTCAAGTTGCCCTCTTATGAGGAGGTGGCAGCACAGCCCaccacacctcctccaccttACAGCTCTGTCTTCGCCCTGCAGGGAGGTGCCATGCTAGGTCCAAGCTCCTCGCACCCCCATTATCACCCCTATCACAACCCACACCCCCTCCAAAGTCACCCCTGCCCTCCATACCTGGGCCCCGGTCCCAGCAGCTTCACCTCATCCCAGAGCTCTGACAACTATACCAGCTGCTCATGCGAGTCCTGCTCCCTCACCTCCCCCTGCAGCACCTCCTTCTCTGTCCAAGTGACGGACGAGACGTATGATAGCAGCCGCATGTCCACGCCTAGTGAGGTAGGGGGTGACTGCCCCCTCTTGCCCAGGGTGGGGGCCGCCCGCATGTCAACACCCTCGTCCTTGACACCGTCACAGGTTCCGCCGGATGTTATACCATCGGTCACCCTGGATGTCATTACCAGTCATGCCTCCAACAGCAATGCCGGGGTGTCACGCCCAGCTGCTCCACTCTCACTTCCCCTACCCCACCTAAATAGCTATCAATCCTCACATCACCCTTGCCCTCCTCTGTCACCCCTAATTCTGCTATCTTCCCTTCCTACTGGTCAAGTTCAAAGTCTCGTCTTCTCAGACCCCCTTGGTGCCACACTCatggtgaaagaaaaagaggagGAAGCCCCACTTCGCAGCCCAGCCCCCTGTTCCACCCCGTCCCCCTTTCAACAGGCTATTGCAAATATGTCAGCTACAGtgcaccctacggaggaaagtcacgcaagagaagaagaggatgaggacgaagaggatgacgaggaggatcACTTCAGCCACAGACGCCTGACGGGAGACTCTGGCATTGAGGTTTGTCGATGCCACGTGAAGCGaggagaacaagaggaggaggCAATTAAGGAGAGGAGAGAGAGCATGGACAGCTCCCTTCAAGCCAAGGAGGCGGTTCTTTCACCCCTGCATGACAACTGTGCCCAACAGCATGACCTCGCCCCCTCCGCCCACAAGACAGGCGACACCATGGTTGCTATGGAGTCCTCGTAG